The following coding sequences are from one Streptomyces sp. NBC_01485 window:
- a CDS encoding HAD hydrolase-like protein, producing MSRSVRTRPEASGQALSEAYDTALLDLDGVVYAGGDAIAYAVESLATARAGGMRLAYVTNNALRTPDTVAEHLTELGIPTGAEEVITSAQAVARLISEQVPAGSRVLVIGGEGLRVALRERGLEPVESADDDPAAVVQGFGGPDLPWGRFAEASYAVARGVPWFASNTDLTIPSGRGIAPGNGAAVQVVRIATGAEPQVAGKPLPPMHRETILRTGAERPLVVGDRLDTDIEGAFNGEVDSLLVLTGVTDGAQLLAAPPQHRPTYVDNDLRGLLTGQPEVGVADGGFRCGGWTATARADRLELDGEGEALDGLRALCAAAWTAAGEGSCELDGGKALARLGL from the coding sequence ATGAGCCGGAGCGTCAGGACGAGGCCCGAGGCCAGTGGGCAGGCCCTGAGCGAGGCGTACGACACGGCGCTGCTCGACCTCGACGGGGTGGTGTACGCGGGGGGTGACGCGATCGCGTACGCCGTCGAGTCGCTGGCCACCGCCCGCGCGGGCGGGATGCGGCTCGCGTACGTCACCAACAACGCGCTGCGGACGCCGGACACCGTGGCCGAGCACCTCACCGAGCTGGGGATACCGACGGGGGCCGAGGAGGTCATCACCTCGGCGCAGGCGGTCGCGCGGCTGATCAGTGAGCAGGTGCCGGCGGGTTCGCGGGTGCTGGTGATCGGCGGGGAGGGGCTGCGGGTCGCGCTGCGGGAGCGCGGGCTCGAGCCGGTCGAATCGGCGGACGACGATCCGGCGGCCGTCGTGCAGGGGTTCGGCGGGCCCGACCTGCCGTGGGGGCGGTTCGCCGAGGCGTCCTACGCCGTCGCGCGCGGGGTGCCGTGGTTCGCGTCCAACACCGACCTGACGATCCCCAGCGGGCGGGGCATCGCGCCGGGCAACGGGGCGGCGGTGCAGGTCGTACGGATCGCGACCGGCGCCGAGCCGCAGGTCGCGGGCAAGCCGCTGCCTCCCATGCACCGGGAGACGATCCTGCGGACGGGCGCCGAGCGGCCGTTGGTCGTCGGGGACCGGCTGGACACGGACATCGAGGGGGCGTTCAACGGGGAGGTCGACTCGCTGCTCGTGCTCACGGGGGTCACGGACGGTGCTCAACTGCTCGCCGCGCCGCCGCAGCACCGGCCGACGTATGTCGACAACGACCTGCGCGGGCTGCTCACCGGGCAGCCGGAGGTGGGCGTGGCCGACGGCGGGTTCCGGTGCGGTGGCTGGACGGCGACCGCGCGGGCGGACCGGCTGGAGCTGGACGGCGAGGGCGAGGCCCTGGACGGGCTGCGGGCGTTGTGCGCGGCGGCCTGGACGGCGGCGGGGGAGGGGAGTTGCGAGCTGGACGGGGGCAAGGCGCTGGCGCGGCTGGGGTTGTGA
- a CDS encoding sporulation protein gives MAFKKLLASLGAGGASVETVLTEVNVVPGGVVQGEVRIQGGSVNQQIEGLSVGLQAKVEVESGDQEYKQDVEFTKLRLGGAFELQAGAVHTVPFGLEIPWETPVTMIDGQSLRGMNIGVTTELEIARAVDSGDLDPINVHPLPAQKAILDAFIQLGFRFKNADLERGHIRGTRQKLPFYQEIEFFPPSQYRGLNQVELSFVADGNAMDVVLEMDKKPGLFSEGSDTFRSFQVGLHDYQGTDWAAYLNQWLSEVGSKRNWF, from the coding sequence ATGGCGTTCAAGAAGCTGCTCGCGAGCCTGGGGGCCGGCGGAGCCTCGGTCGAGACGGTGCTGACCGAGGTCAACGTCGTTCCGGGCGGTGTCGTCCAGGGCGAGGTGCGGATCCAGGGCGGGTCCGTCAACCAGCAGATCGAGGGGCTGTCGGTCGGGCTGCAGGCCAAGGTCGAGGTCGAGAGCGGTGACCAGGAGTACAAGCAGGACGTCGAGTTCACGAAGCTGCGGCTCGGGGGCGCGTTCGAGCTGCAGGCGGGTGCCGTGCACACGGTGCCGTTCGGGCTCGAGATCCCCTGGGAGACGCCGGTCACGATGATCGACGGGCAGTCGCTGCGCGGGATGAACATCGGGGTGACCACCGAGCTGGAGATCGCCCGCGCCGTGGACTCCGGTGACCTGGACCCGATCAACGTCCACCCGCTGCCGGCGCAGAAGGCGATCCTGGACGCCTTCATCCAGTTGGGCTTCCGCTTCAAGAACGCGGACCTGGAGCGCGGTCACATCCGGGGTACGCGGCAGAAGCTGCCGTTCTACCAGGAGATCGAGTTCTTCCCGCCGTCGCAGTACCGGGGGCTGAACCAGGTCGAGCTGAGCTTCGTGGCCGACGGGAACGCGATGGACGTCGTCCTGGAGATGGACAAGAAGCCCGGGCTGTTCAGCGAGGGAAGTGACACCTTCCGCTCGTTCCAGGTGGGTCTGCACGACTACCAGGGGACCGACTGGGCCGCCTACCTCAACCAGTGGCTGTCCGAGGTCGGCAGCAAGCGCAACTGGTTCTAG
- a CDS encoding FecCD family ABC transporter permease — protein MLVDSVPEQRAETAPAPPNRHATRAVGLLAAVAVLALVAVASIAVGAKELSVTQVWHGLFEDSGTYADVVVDERLSRTVLGLLVGAALGLSGAVLQALTRNPLADPGLLGINAGASAAVVTAITYFGVTSLTGYVWFAFFGAAAVGALVWFLGGSRGATPVRLALAGTAISAALYGYIQAVMIMDEAALSRMRFWTVGSLSSATDEIIWQVLPFLAVGTFLAFVLARPLNAVAMGDDTAKALGADLNRTRALSMLAATVLCGAATAACGPIVFVGLMVPHVVRSFTGPDLRWIMPYAAILSPVLLLGSDVIGRVVARPSEVQVGIITAIIGGPVFIFLVRRRRTAQL, from the coding sequence GTGTTGGTCGACAGTGTTCCCGAGCAGCGCGCGGAGACCGCCCCCGCGCCCCCGAATCGCCACGCGACACGTGCCGTTGGGCTGCTTGCCGCCGTGGCGGTCCTGGCGTTGGTGGCGGTGGCGAGCATCGCCGTCGGGGCCAAGGAGTTGTCCGTCACGCAGGTCTGGCACGGACTGTTCGAGGACTCGGGGACGTACGCGGACGTCGTCGTCGACGAGCGGCTGTCGCGGACCGTGCTCGGGCTGCTCGTCGGGGCCGCGCTCGGTCTGTCCGGGGCCGTGCTCCAGGCGCTGACGCGCAATCCGCTGGCCGACCCCGGGCTGCTCGGGATCAACGCGGGCGCCTCGGCCGCCGTCGTCACCGCCATCACCTACTTCGGTGTCACCAGCCTGACCGGCTATGTGTGGTTCGCCTTCTTCGGGGCGGCCGCGGTCGGCGCGCTGGTCTGGTTCCTCGGTGGCAGCCGGGGGGCCACGCCGGTGCGGCTCGCGCTCGCCGGCACCGCGATCAGCGCCGCGCTCTACGGGTACATCCAGGCCGTGATGATCATGGATGAAGCGGCGCTGTCCAGGATGCGTTTCTGGACGGTCGGTTCGCTGTCCTCGGCGACCGACGAGATCATCTGGCAGGTGCTGCCCTTCCTGGCCGTCGGCACGTTCCTCGCGTTCGTCCTCGCCCGGCCGCTGAACGCCGTGGCCATGGGCGACGACACCGCCAAGGCGCTCGGCGCCGACCTGAACCGGACCCGGGCGCTGTCGATGCTCGCCGCGACCGTGCTGTGCGGCGCGGCGACCGCCGCCTGCGGGCCGATCGTGTTCGTGGGGCTGATGGTCCCGCACGTCGTGCGCTCGTTCACCGGCCCCGACCTGCGCTGGATCATGCCGTACGCGGCCATCCTGTCGCCGGTGCTGCTGCTCGGCTCCGACGTCATCGGCCGGGTCGTCGCACGGCCGTCCGAGGTGCAGGTCGGCATCATCACCGCGATCATCGGCGGGCCGGTCTTCATCTTTCTCGTACGACGGCGGAGGACGGCCCAGCTGTGA
- a CDS encoding NfeD family protein codes for MNDIDAWVWWLVGAAALGIPLVVTAMPEFGMFAVGAVAAAIVAGLGFGAVAQVLVFIVVSVALIAVVRPIAIRHSKQGPRLATGIDALKGKQAVVLERVDGSGGRIKLAGEVWSARALDTGRVYEVGQEVDVVDIEGATAIVI; via the coding sequence GTGAACGACATCGACGCGTGGGTGTGGTGGCTCGTCGGCGCGGCAGCGCTCGGAATCCCGCTCGTGGTGACCGCGATGCCCGAGTTCGGCATGTTCGCGGTCGGCGCCGTGGCCGCCGCGATCGTCGCGGGCCTCGGCTTCGGAGCCGTCGCCCAGGTGCTCGTCTTCATCGTCGTCTCCGTCGCCCTCATCGCCGTCGTACGCCCCATCGCGATCCGGCACAGCAAGCAGGGCCCCCGACTCGCCACCGGCATCGACGCGTTGAAGGGCAAGCAGGCCGTCGTGCTGGAGCGCGTCGACGGCTCCGGCGGCCGGATCAAGCTCGCCGGAGAGGTCTGGTCGGCGCGCGCACTCGACACCGGCCGCGTCTACGAGGTGGGGCAGGAAGTCGACGTCGTGGACATCGAGGGAGCGACCGCGATCGTCATCTGA
- a CDS encoding response regulator transcription factor, whose translation MADPIKVLLVDDHQVVRRGLRTFLEVQDDIEVVGEAADGAEGVARAEELKPDVVLMDVKMPGMDGVEALRRLRELDNPARVLIVTSFTEQRTVVPALRAGAAGYVYKDVDPDALAGAIRSVHAGHILLQPEVAGALLSQDEANSGQGRGGSLTEREREVLGLITDGRSNREIARALVLSEKTVKTHVSNILMKLDLADRTQAALWAVRHGMAD comes from the coding sequence GTGGCTGACCCGATCAAGGTGCTGCTCGTCGACGACCACCAGGTCGTCCGCCGGGGCCTGCGCACCTTCCTCGAAGTGCAGGACGACATAGAGGTCGTCGGCGAGGCCGCCGACGGCGCCGAAGGAGTCGCCCGCGCCGAGGAGCTGAAGCCCGACGTCGTCCTGATGGACGTCAAGATGCCCGGCATGGACGGCGTCGAGGCCCTCCGCAGACTCCGCGAACTCGACAACCCCGCACGCGTGCTGATCGTCACCAGCTTCACCGAACAGCGCACGGTCGTCCCGGCCCTGCGCGCGGGCGCCGCCGGGTACGTCTACAAGGACGTGGACCCCGACGCCCTCGCCGGCGCCATCCGCTCGGTCCACGCCGGCCACATCCTGCTCCAGCCGGAGGTCGCCGGCGCGCTCCTCTCCCAGGACGAGGCCAACTCGGGCCAGGGGAGAGGCGGTTCGCTCACCGAACGGGAGCGCGAGGTGCTCGGCCTGATCACGGACGGCCGCTCCAACCGCGAGATCGCCCGCGCCCTGGTCCTCTCCGAGAAGACGGTCAAGACACACGTCTCGAACATCCTGATGAAGCTCGACCTCGCGGACCGCACCCAGGCCGCGCTGTGGGCCGTACGCCATGGCATGGCCGACTGA
- a CDS encoding DNA-3-methyladenine glycosylase: MIATPDRTPLPRTFFDRPVLEVAQDLLGRLLVRTTPDGPITLRLTEVEAYDGPNDPGSHAFRGPTARNSVMFGPPGHVYVYFTYGMWHCMNLVCGPDGTASAVLLRAGEIVEGAESARKRRLSARNDKELAKGPARLATALDVDRTLDGTDACATGDTPLRILTGTPVPSDQVRSGPRTGVSGDGAVHPWRYWVANDPTVSPYRAHAPRRRRS, encoded by the coding sequence ATGATCGCGACCCCCGACCGTACGCCCCTGCCCAGGACCTTCTTCGACCGCCCTGTCCTGGAAGTGGCCCAGGATCTCCTAGGCCGCCTGCTCGTCCGTACGACCCCCGACGGTCCGATCACCCTGCGCCTCACAGAGGTCGAGGCCTACGACGGCCCCAACGACCCCGGCTCCCACGCCTTCCGGGGCCCCACGGCCCGCAACAGCGTGATGTTCGGCCCGCCGGGACACGTGTACGTCTACTTCACCTACGGCATGTGGCACTGCATGAACCTCGTCTGCGGTCCGGACGGCACGGCGAGCGCCGTCCTGCTCCGCGCCGGAGAGATCGTCGAGGGGGCCGAGTCGGCGCGCAAACGTCGACTCTCAGCCCGAAATGACAAGGAACTGGCCAAAGGCCCTGCCCGCCTGGCCACCGCCCTGGACGTGGACAGAACCCTTGACGGCACGGACGCCTGCGCCACCGGGGACACCCCGCTGAGGATCCTGACGGGCACCCCGGTCCCCTCGGACCAGGTACGCAGCGGCCCACGCACCGGAGTCTCCGGCGACGGGGCCGTGCACCCCTGGCGATACTGGGTCGCCAACGACCCGACGGTGAGCCCTTATCGGGCCCACGCCCCACGACGTCGACGAAGTTGA
- a CDS encoding HNH endonuclease has product MRDTLVLNASFEPLSTVTLNRAVVLVLQDKAVVEQAHPELRMRGAEVDIPAPRVIRLCRYVRVPFRRQAPWSRRGVLVRDRHRCAYCGRRATTVDHVVPRAQGGQDSWLNTVASCAEDNHRKANRTPEQAEMPLLRQPFEPTPADAMLLSLGQDDLAALPDWLTLDAA; this is encoded by the coding sequence ATGCGGGACACGCTGGTACTGAACGCGAGCTTCGAGCCGCTGTCGACGGTGACGTTGAACCGAGCCGTCGTTCTGGTGCTTCAGGACAAGGCCGTCGTCGAGCAGGCCCACCCCGAACTGCGGATGCGCGGAGCCGAGGTCGACATTCCGGCGCCGCGGGTGATCAGGCTGTGCAGGTACGTACGGGTGCCGTTCCGAAGACAAGCTCCGTGGTCGAGGCGGGGTGTGCTGGTCAGGGACCGGCACCGGTGCGCGTACTGCGGTCGCCGGGCGACGACCGTGGACCACGTGGTGCCGCGGGCGCAGGGTGGTCAGGACTCGTGGCTGAACACGGTCGCGTCGTGCGCGGAGGACAACCACCGTAAGGCGAACCGGACTCCGGAGCAGGCGGAGATGCCGTTGCTGCGGCAGCCGTTCGAGCCGACGCCGGCGGACGCGATGCTGCTGTCGCTGGGGCAGGACGACCTGGCCGCACTGCCGGACTGGCTGACGTTGGACGCGGCGTAG
- a CDS encoding ABC transporter ATP-binding protein, translating to MSDVLELQDVTVVREGRALVDQVSWSVKEGERWVILGPNGAGKTTLLNIASTYLFPSAGTVSVLGETLGKPGTDVFELRPRVGMAGIALADKLPKRQTVLQTVLTAAYGMTAGWQEEYEDVDEQRARAFLDRLGMSDYLERRFGTLSEGERKRVLIARALMTDPELLLLDEPAAGLDLGGREDLVRRLGRLARDPIAPSMIMVTHHVEEIAPGFTHVLMIRQGKILAAGPVELELSSRNLSLCFGLPLVVEQVGDRWTAQGLPLS from the coding sequence ATGAGCGATGTTCTGGAGCTTCAGGACGTAACCGTGGTCCGTGAGGGCCGGGCTCTCGTGGACCAGGTCTCCTGGTCGGTCAAGGAGGGCGAGCGCTGGGTCATCCTCGGTCCCAACGGGGCCGGCAAGACGACCCTCCTGAACATCGCCTCCACCTACCTCTTCCCCAGCGCCGGCACCGTCTCCGTCCTCGGCGAGACCCTCGGCAAGCCCGGCACCGACGTCTTCGAGCTGCGCCCGCGCGTCGGCATGGCCGGCATCGCCCTGGCCGACAAGCTCCCCAAGCGCCAGACCGTCCTGCAGACCGTCCTCACCGCCGCCTACGGCATGACGGCCGGCTGGCAGGAGGAGTACGAGGACGTCGACGAGCAGCGCGCCCGCGCCTTCCTCGACCGCCTCGGCATGAGCGACTACCTGGAGCGCAGGTTCGGCACCCTCTCCGAGGGCGAACGCAAGCGCGTCCTCATCGCCCGCGCCCTGATGACCGACCCCGAGCTGCTGCTCCTCGACGAGCCCGCCGCCGGCCTCGACCTCGGCGGCCGCGAGGACCTCGTACGCCGACTCGGCCGGCTCGCCCGCGACCCCATCGCCCCCTCGATGATCATGGTCACGCACCACGTCGAGGAGATCGCCCCCGGCTTCACCCACGTCCTCATGATCCGCCAGGGCAAGATCCTCGCCGCTGGCCCGGTCGAGCTGGAACTCAGCTCCCGCAACCTCTCCCTCTGCTTCGGCCTCCCGCTCGTCGTGGAACAGGTCGGCGACCGCTGGACGGCCCAGGGCCTGCCGCTGTCCTGA
- a CDS encoding chaplin family protein has translation MNIARKAAVALTVAGIAAGASAGAAVADAGAEGAAVKSPGVGSGNTVQVPVNVPVNVVGNTANLIALLNPAFGNTGVNH, from the coding sequence ATGAACATCGCCAGGAAGGCCGCCGTGGCCCTCACCGTCGCCGGTATCGCCGCAGGCGCCTCGGCCGGTGCGGCCGTCGCAGACGCGGGCGCGGAAGGCGCGGCCGTGAAGTCGCCGGGCGTCGGCTCGGGCAACACCGTCCAGGTCCCGGTCAACGTCCCCGTCAACGTGGTCGGCAACACCGCCAACCTCATCGCCCTGCTGAACCCGGCCTTCGGCAACACGGGCGTCAACCACTGA
- the chpE gene encoding chaplin ChpE, which translates to MKNLKKAAAVTMVAGGLMAAGAGMASATDGATALGEAKGSPGVVSGNLVQAPVHVPVNVVGNSVNVIGALNPAFGNLGLNH; encoded by the coding sequence GTGAAGAACCTGAAGAAGGCAGCGGCCGTGACGATGGTGGCCGGCGGGCTGATGGCCGCGGGTGCCGGCATGGCCTCCGCCACCGACGGCGCCACCGCCCTCGGCGAGGCCAAGGGCTCGCCGGGCGTCGTCTCGGGCAACCTCGTCCAGGCCCCGGTCCACGTCCCGGTCAACGTCGTCGGCAACAGCGTGAACGTCATCGGCGCGCTGAACCCGGCCTTCGGCAACCTGGGTCTCAACCACTGA
- a CDS encoding FecCD family ABC transporter permease yields MKTTNATNTTNTAQKTLHAPRALRTPGGLSVRLDPRALVVVVLLVVAALAVSVVLIGTGDFPISSGDVVRTLFGHGNAGQEFIVNELRLPRVLVGLLVGASLGLGGALFQAVSRNPLGSPDVLGLGQGATAGALVMIVLFSGSAAQVTVGALVGGLVTGALIYLLAWKRGVHGYRLVLVGIGVSAVATAVNGYLLTKADFVDAARAVVWMTGTLDGRDWKQVWPLLALAGVLVPLVLANARGLRMMEMGDDVSHALGVRVERVRLLLMVSAVLLTAAATAAAGPVSFVALTAPQLARRLTLPRCLKGAGGAPMPGPNLVPSLCMGAVLLVTADWASQRLFGDGQLPVGVVTGVLGGVYLLWLLVTERKAGRI; encoded by the coding sequence GTGAAGACCACGAACGCCACGAACACCACGAACACCGCGCAGAAGACCCTTCATGCCCCTCGTGCGCTGCGTACGCCGGGTGGGCTGTCCGTCCGGCTGGATCCTCGGGCGCTGGTCGTCGTCGTGCTGCTGGTGGTCGCCGCGCTCGCCGTGAGCGTGGTGCTGATCGGCACCGGCGACTTCCCGATCTCGTCCGGTGACGTCGTCAGGACGCTGTTCGGCCACGGCAACGCCGGGCAGGAGTTCATCGTCAACGAACTGCGGCTGCCGCGCGTCCTGGTGGGGCTGCTCGTCGGCGCCTCGCTCGGGCTCGGCGGGGCGCTGTTCCAGGCCGTGTCGCGCAACCCGCTGGGCAGTCCGGACGTGCTGGGGCTCGGGCAGGGGGCGACGGCCGGGGCGCTCGTGATGATCGTGCTGTTCTCCGGGAGCGCCGCCCAGGTGACCGTCGGCGCGCTGGTGGGCGGGCTGGTGACCGGCGCCCTGATCTACCTGCTGGCGTGGAAGCGGGGCGTGCACGGGTACCGGCTGGTGCTCGTCGGCATCGGCGTCTCGGCCGTCGCGACGGCGGTCAACGGATACCTGCTCACCAAGGCCGACTTCGTCGACGCGGCCCGCGCGGTCGTCTGGATGACCGGCACCCTCGACGGCCGGGACTGGAAGCAGGTCTGGCCGCTGCTCGCCCTGGCCGGCGTGCTCGTACCGCTCGTCCTCGCCAACGCGCGCGGGCTGCGGATGATGGAGATGGGCGACGACGTCTCGCACGCGCTGGGCGTGCGGGTGGAGCGGGTGCGGCTGCTGCTGATGGTCTCCGCCGTACTGCTCACCGCGGCGGCCACCGCCGCCGCGGGCCCCGTCAGCTTCGTGGCGCTCACCGCGCCGCAGCTCGCCCGGCGGCTGACCCTCCCCCGCTGCCTCAAGGGCGCGGGAGGTGCCCCCATGCCCGGGCCGAACCTCGTGCCGTCCCTGTGCATGGGCGCGGTCCTGCTGGTCACCGCCGACTGGGCCTCGCAGCGGCTCTTCGGCGACGGACAGCTGCCCGTGGGCGTGGTCACCGGCGTGCTGGGCGGGGTCTACCTGCTGTGGCTGCTGGTCACCGAGCGCAAGGCGGGCCGGATATGA
- a CDS encoding YbhB/YbcL family Raf kinase inhibitor-like protein: MTELKRRPLPHDFHPPVPSFTVTSEDVAEGATLRSAQVHTEGNTSPQLRWKGFPPETKSFAVTCYDPDAPTGSGFWHWVLFDIPASVTELPAGAGSGAFKGLPEGAVQARNDYGGKDFGGAAPPPGDGPHRYVFTVYAVDQEKLGPDADVSPAVVGFNLRFHAIARAQLIGEYEHPTEG, encoded by the coding sequence GTGACCGAGCTCAAGCGGCGGCCGCTCCCCCATGACTTCCACCCGCCCGTGCCGTCGTTCACGGTGACGAGTGAGGATGTCGCGGAGGGCGCGACGCTCAGGAGTGCTCAGGTCCACACGGAGGGGAACACCTCGCCGCAGTTGCGGTGGAAGGGGTTCCCGCCCGAGACCAAGAGTTTCGCCGTGACCTGCTACGACCCGGACGCCCCGACGGGCAGCGGGTTCTGGCACTGGGTCCTGTTCGACATCCCGGCCTCGGTGACCGAGCTGCCGGCGGGTGCGGGCAGCGGCGCGTTCAAGGGGCTGCCGGAGGGTGCCGTACAGGCGCGTAACGACTACGGCGGCAAGGATTTCGGCGGTGCCGCTCCGCCGCCGGGGGACGGGCCGCACCGGTACGTCTTCACGGTGTACGCGGTCGATCAGGAGAAGCTCGGTCCTGACGCCGACGTCTCGCCCGCCGTCGTGGGGTTCAACCTGCGGTTCCACGCGATCGCCCGTGCTCAGCTGATCGGTGAGTACGAACATCCCACGGAGGGATGA
- a CDS encoding DUF1015 domain-containing protein: MNTAGHSEATARRGLELTPFRGLRYDPDRVGSLAAVTSPPYDVVVRPDGLHQLQDADPYNIVRLILPQATTPTARTEQAAGALRRWLSEGILTADAEPALYVYEQRHADGMLQRGLIGTLRVSEPSEGIVLPHEDVMPHIVADRAALMRATHANLEPLLLTYRGNGTAAEIVDRTAEHPPLLSTTTQDGYSHRLWAITDPAETARVQTDLARHQALIADGHHRWATYLRLHAEHPSPSPWDHGLVLLVDTARYPLRVRAIHRLLHGLPVAEALAALDGRFRVQRLAVPLPEALDTLADAACAGNAFLLAGDGAFHLLDRPDPALLDRTIPADRPAAWRTLDATVLHATLLDHVWHIPEDDPARIAYIHDTAATVEKAERDGGTAVLLHPVREEVVRDLARQGVTMPRKSTSFGPKPASGLVLRALDI, encoded by the coding sequence ATGAACACAGCAGGTCACTCGGAAGCAACGGCGCGCCGAGGCCTGGAACTCACCCCGTTCCGAGGCCTGCGCTACGACCCCGACCGGGTCGGCAGCCTCGCCGCGGTCACCTCCCCGCCGTACGACGTCGTCGTCCGCCCCGACGGCCTGCACCAACTCCAGGACGCGGACCCGTACAACATCGTCCGCCTGATCCTCCCCCAGGCCACCACCCCCACCGCCCGCACCGAACAGGCCGCCGGCGCCCTGCGCCGCTGGCTGTCCGAGGGCATCCTGACGGCCGACGCCGAGCCCGCCCTGTACGTCTACGAGCAGCGGCACGCGGACGGCATGCTCCAACGCGGCCTCATCGGCACCCTGCGCGTCTCGGAGCCGTCGGAGGGAATCGTCCTCCCGCACGAGGACGTCATGCCGCACATCGTCGCCGACCGGGCGGCCCTGATGCGCGCCACGCACGCCAACCTCGAGCCCCTGCTCCTCACCTACCGCGGCAACGGCACGGCGGCCGAGATCGTGGACCGCACCGCGGAGCACCCCCCGCTCCTGTCCACCACCACGCAGGACGGCTACAGCCACCGGCTCTGGGCGATCACCGACCCCGCCGAGACGGCCCGCGTGCAGACGGACCTCGCCCGCCACCAGGCCCTCATCGCCGACGGCCACCACCGCTGGGCGACCTACCTCCGGCTCCACGCGGAGCACCCCTCCCCCAGCCCCTGGGACCACGGCCTGGTCCTCCTGGTCGACACCGCCCGCTACCCCCTGCGCGTCCGCGCCATCCACCGCCTCCTGCACGGCCTGCCGGTCGCGGAGGCCCTGGCCGCGCTCGACGGCCGGTTCCGCGTCCAACGCCTGGCGGTCCCCCTCCCGGAGGCCCTCGACACCCTGGCGGACGCGGCCTGCGCGGGCAACGCGTTCCTCCTGGCGGGCGACGGCGCCTTCCACCTCCTGGACCGCCCGGACCCGGCGCTCCTCGACCGCACGATCCCCGCCGACCGCCCGGCGGCCTGGCGCACCCTGGACGCGACGGTCCTGCACGCCACGCTCCTAGACCACGTGTGGCACATCCCCGAGGACGACCCCGCCCGCATCGCCTACATCCACGACACGGCCGCGACGGTGGAGAAGGCGGAACGCGACGGCGGTACGGCGGTCCTGCTCCACCCGGTCCGCGAGGAGGTCGTCCGCGACCTCGCCCGCCAGGGCGTCACGATGCCCCGCAAGTCGACGTCGTTCGGCCCGAAACCGGCCTCGGGCCTGGTCCTGCGCGCACTCGACATCTGA
- a CDS encoding SPFH domain-containing protein, whose product MEPVIIVLVILVVLVFIALIKTIQVIPQASAAIVERFGRYTRTLNAGLNIVVPFIDTIRNRIDLREQVVPFPPQPVITQDNLVVNIDTVIYYQVTDARAATYEVASYIQAIEQLTVTTLRNIIGGMDLERTLTSREEINAALRGVLDEATGKWGIRVNRVELKAIEPPTSIQDSMEKQMRADRDKRAAILTAEGTRQAAILTAEGEKQSQILRAEGEAKAAALRAEGEAQAVRTVFEAIHAGDADQKLLSYQYLQMLPKIAQGDANKLWIVPSEIGDALKGLSGSMGNFGNFGGGNSGNSGNSGNGNGGGNERREKPSID is encoded by the coding sequence ATGGAACCGGTCATCATCGTCCTGGTCATTCTGGTGGTGTTGGTCTTCATCGCCCTCATCAAGACGATCCAGGTCATCCCGCAGGCGAGCGCCGCGATCGTGGAGCGCTTCGGCCGCTACACGCGCACGCTCAACGCGGGCCTCAACATCGTCGTTCCGTTCATAGACACCATCCGCAACCGCATCGACCTCCGCGAACAGGTCGTCCCGTTCCCGCCGCAGCCGGTGATCACCCAGGACAACCTGGTCGTCAACATCGACACGGTCATCTATTACCAGGTGACCGACGCCCGGGCCGCGACCTACGAGGTCGCCAGCTACATCCAGGCGATCGAGCAGCTCACCGTCACCACGCTCCGCAACATCATCGGCGGCATGGACCTGGAGCGGACCCTGACCTCCCGCGAGGAGATCAACGCGGCCCTGCGCGGCGTCCTCGACGAGGCGACCGGCAAGTGGGGCATCCGCGTCAACCGTGTGGAACTGAAGGCGATCGAGCCCCCGACCTCCATCCAGGACTCGATGGAGAAGCAGATGCGCGCCGACCGTGACAAGCGCGCCGCGATCCTCACCGCGGAAGGCACGCGCCAGGCCGCGATCCTCACCGCCGAGGGCGAGAAGCAGTCCCAGATCCTGCGCGCCGAAGGTGAGGCCAAGGCCGCCGCCCTGCGCGCCGAGGGCGAAGCCCAGGCCGTGCGTACGGTCTTCGAGGCGATCCACGCCGGCGACGCGGACCAGAAACTCCTCTCCTACCAGTACCTCCAGATGCTCCCGAAGATCGCCCAGGGCGACGCCAACAAGCTCTGGATCGTCCCCAGCGAAATCGGCGACGCCCTCAAGGGCCTGTCCGGCAGCATGGGCAACTTCGGCAACTTCGGCGGGGGCAACTCCGGGAACTCGGGCAACTCCGGTAACGGCAACGGCGGTGGCAACGAACGCCGAGAGAAGCCGTCGATCGACTGA